The following nucleotide sequence is from Nautilia sp. PV-1.
TATGCTTGAATTATGGGACGAACAGGCAATAGATGAAGCAAAAGCCGTAGGATATGATATGGTTTATCTTGTAGATGATCAAAAGATTAAAGAGATGTTCAGTATGTTTGTAATCGGAATGTTAGCGGGACTCGGTTTAGACGAATTTTTTGAAAAATACGTCAAATCGAATAAAGTATATAAAGATATGTTTTTTACAGAATTCGATGATAAAATTGACGACCTTGTAGTAAAATACAGAGATAAATTCAAAGAGGAGTTCAGCAGCTGATGAAAATACATTTTGTCGGAATAGGGGGGATAGGACTTAGCGGACTGGCAAGGTATATGCAAAAAAAATCTCATGAAATTACCGGAAGCGATATTGCCGAAACGAAACTGATCGACTCTTTAAGAAAAGAAGGTATAAAAATAGATATACCTCACAGTGCTGAAAATATTAAAAATCAGGATCTTGTAGTGCACACGGCAGTGGCAAAAAAGGATAATCCTGAACTAGTAGCAGCAAAAAAAAGAGGGATAAAAACCCTCAGCCGCAGGGAATTTCTGCCTTATGTAGTAAAAGATAAAAAGGTTATATCTGTTTGCGGCGCACACGGAAAAAGCACTACGTCTGCGATTTTAGCTTCCATACTGCCTGAAACGAATGCGATAATAGGCGCCGAGAGTAAAGATTTTCATTCGAATATGCGATACAAAAACAGTGATTATCTTGTATTTGAAGCAGACGAGAGTGACGGAAGTTTCATAGATTCCAATCCGTATATAGCCGTTGTGACCAATACAGAGCCTGAACATATGGAATATTATGAGCATAATCTTGAAAAATTTTATTCACATTACGAAGAATTTTTAAAAAAAGCTGAAATAAGAGTTGCAAACGGCGATGACGATTTTATAAAGACACTTGATATTCCTATTAAAAAAGTTTCTATCAATGATGCTAAAAATATCCGTTATGAAATAATTCAAAACAAACCAAAAACCGTTTTTGAATACAAAGGTTTTGATTTTGAAGTTTACGGATTTGGAGAGCATCTTGTATTGGATGCTATGCTTGCGATTGAAGCAGCAAATGAACTTATATCTATGGAAGAAATCCAAAATAACATTAAAAATTTTCAGGGAATTAAAAAACGTTTTGATATTTTGCAAAACAGTGAAGGCTTTATTTTAATTGATGATTACGGACATCATCCTACTGAAATAAAAGCCACTCTTCACAGTGCCAAAATATTTGCCAAACTTAACGGAATAGATAAAGTAACAGCAATATGGCAGCCGCATAAATACAGTAGAACAATTGATAATTTAGACGCTTTTATTGAATGTTTTAACGAAGCGGACGAACTGGTTATTCTGCCTGTATGGGAAGCCGGGGAAAAACCCGTAAAAATTGATTTTGAAACACTTTTTGCTAAACACAACCCGATATTCGCTAAACGGCTAATTGCTAATAGTAATAATATTATGTTAATTAATAAAGCCGGAGAGAATATAAAAGATATCAACGAAGGGCTTATAATAGGTTTCGGAGCAGGGGATATTACTTATCAGTTAAGAGGTATAATATAACATCCTAAACCTCTTTTTTTAAACTTCTTCTAAAACAGTTAAATTACTATTATCATATGTATGTTGCCGTATAAACACTTATTTTATTCAAAAGTAAAACATTCATTAATAACCCGAACTCACAAAAATTATAAATGCGGATATTTTTTTAATACATTGTATAATTATTAAAATTTTTATTAGGAGAGCTATTATGAAAATATGCGGACTTATCGGAGGAATGAGCTGGGAGAGCAGTGCTGAATATTATAAAATTATTAATGAGGGAATTAACCGAAAATTAGGGGGACTGCACAGCGGTAAAATTATACTTTACAGTGTGGATTTTGAGGAAATCGCCATACAGCAAAGAGAAGGCAACTGGAAAGGAAGTGCCGAAATCCTTTCAAACGCCGCGCAGGCTTTAGAAAAAGCGGGAGCTGATTTTATTATGATAACCACAAATACGATGCACAAAGTAGCCGAAGATGTTAAAGAATCAGTCAATATACCTTTAATTGACATAAGACAGGTGGTTTCGGAACAGATAATAAAAGAAAACTTAAAAACAGTTTTACTGTTAGGTACAAAATTTACAATGGAAGATGATTTTTATGTAGGATATCTTAGAAACAAAGGGATTAATATAGTTGTTCCTTCTGAAGGACATAGAAATCTGATACATAAAGTGATTTTTGACGAACTGTGTCTTGGTATTACGAAAGAAGAATCAAAAAAAGAGTTTTTGAAAATCATTAATTCATACAATGCCGACGGCGTGATTTTAGGTTGTACAGAAATAGGAATGCTTGTAAAACAGGAGGATTTGAATATAAGAGTTTTAGACA
It contains:
- the murC gene encoding UDP-N-acetylmuramate--L-alanine ligase; translated protein: MKIHFVGIGGIGLSGLARYMQKKSHEITGSDIAETKLIDSLRKEGIKIDIPHSAENIKNQDLVVHTAVAKKDNPELVAAKKRGIKTLSRREFLPYVVKDKKVISVCGAHGKSTTSAILASILPETNAIIGAESKDFHSNMRYKNSDYLVFEADESDGSFIDSNPYIAVVTNTEPEHMEYYEHNLEKFYSHYEEFLKKAEIRVANGDDDFIKTLDIPIKKVSINDAKNIRYEIIQNKPKTVFEYKGFDFEVYGFGEHLVLDAMLAIEAANELISMEEIQNNIKNFQGIKKRFDILQNSEGFILIDDYGHHPTEIKATLHSAKIFAKLNGIDKVTAIWQPHKYSRTIDNLDAFIECFNEADELVILPVWEAGEKPVKIDFETLFAKHNPIFAKRLIANSNNIMLINKAGENIKDINEGLIIGFGAGDITYQLRGII
- a CDS encoding aspartate/glutamate racemase family protein, which encodes MKICGLIGGMSWESSAEYYKIINEGINRKLGGLHSGKIILYSVDFEEIAIQQREGNWKGSAEILSNAAQALEKAGADFIMITTNTMHKVAEDVKESVNIPLIDIRQVVSEQIIKENLKTVLLLGTKFTMEDDFYVGYLRNKGINIVVPSEGHRNLIHKVIFDELCLGITKEESKKEFLKIINSYNADGVILGCTEIGMLVKQEDLNIRVLDTTIIHAKKAVEIMI